In Clostridium sp. JN-1, one genomic interval encodes:
- a CDS encoding glycosyltransferase, with translation MRALILSVSAGGGHSHAAEALRDYIESELSNSDIKIIDTLKYINPIIDKVVIGSYLKSLKVTPSLYGKIYTYSEGDYNKIATTISSKFNEIMTYKLVPLISEFNPDIIISTHPFPTEMDSIMKVKYNIMIPCITIITDYYPHGSWLHPYIDAYVVSNQDMIYDMVSKGIPKNTIYNLGIPVKPDFLEKYDKKTTLEELDLDSNKTTILVMGGSLGMGKIKDVCEQLDKLAMDIQIAVITGKNQKLYESLMKLKKNFSKKTRIIGFTDKVNKYMQASDLLLTKPGGLTVTEALICKIPMGIFSPIPGQEEKNAEFLIKNNLAISISDISLCKDVIEDLLNCPEKLQTMKDNCNKFSKPDSGKNIVKLIKYLLQNKSNKMIIKSSDKVPSKDNAVKTFFKTVQNYVLKTASKIFVES, from the coding sequence ATGCGAGCATTAATTCTTTCCGTTTCTGCTGGTGGTGGTCACAGCCATGCTGCGGAAGCATTAAGGGATTATATCGAATCAGAACTTTCTAATTCTGATATTAAAATTATTGATACATTAAAATATATAAATCCAATAATAGACAAAGTCGTTATTGGTAGTTATTTAAAGAGTTTAAAAGTTACACCATCACTATATGGTAAAATCTATACATATTCTGAAGGTGACTACAATAAAATTGCTACAACTATAAGTTCTAAATTTAATGAGATTATGACTTATAAGTTAGTCCCTTTAATATCAGAGTTTAATCCTGATATAATAATATCCACACATCCATTTCCAACAGAAATGGATTCAATAATGAAAGTTAAATACAACATAATGATACCGTGTATTACAATAATTACAGATTATTATCCACATGGTTCATGGTTACATCCGTATATCGATGCATATGTTGTGTCAAATCAAGATATGATATACGACATGGTATCAAAGGGAATCCCTAAAAATACAATTTATAATTTAGGCATACCTGTCAAACCTGACTTTTTAGAAAAATACGACAAAAAAACCACCTTAGAAGAGTTAGACTTAGACTCAAACAAAACTACTATATTGGTTATGGGTGGAAGTTTAGGCATGGGTAAAATTAAAGATGTATGCGAGCAATTAGATAAATTAGCTATGGATATACAAATTGCAGTTATAACTGGTAAAAACCAGAAACTCTATGAAAGTTTAATGAAATTGAAAAAAAACTTTTCAAAGAAAACTCGTATAATAGGATTTACAGATAAAGTTAATAAATATATGCAAGCTAGTGATTTACTTTTAACTAAACCCGGCGGACTTACTGTAACAGAAGCATTAATATGTAAAATACCAATGGGTATTTTTTCTCCAATACCGGGTCAAGAAGAAAAAAATGCAGAATTTCTTATAAAAAATAACTTAGCAATAAGTATATCCGATATAAGTTTATGCAAAGATGTGATAGAAGATTTACTTAATTGCCCAGAAAAATTACAGACTATGAAAGATAATTGTAATAAATTTTCAAAACCAGACAGCGGCAAAAACATAGTTAAATTAATCAAATACCTACTACAAAATAAATCAAACAAAATGATAATAAAAAGCTCTGATAAAGTACCATCTAAAGACAATGCTGTAAAAACTTTTTTTAAAACTGTTCAAAATTATGTACTAAAAACAGCAAGTAAAATTTTTGTGGAAAGTTAA
- the ypeB gene encoding germination protein YpeB, with the protein MKFSKKRIIYTSIVTLIVVFSTTFAILMTLERTDYRNYLQAEYSRNMYDLINSVQNIRVSLGKAAVVGSSEQSITAFDDIFRYSSMANDKLHALPITEQESGATSKFLAQVGDFCYNLAKASSEGRQLTDKDYAAINRLKNESFSLEQQLKGISDQINEGNVRWGEIRKRTSGVLASNQSDLLDERFAAIQKQVTDYPALIYDGPFSDNVVSAAPKINSQRQVSSKEAEQIARNVVGKDRVQQIELKGNQGKEKIDTYRFSIAVKDRKDSNQRIVCEITKKGGKVLYLIDDRPIGNKTIDAKKAVDIGSKYLNNIGYKNMAPTYTMNYGSSIVINYVYRQQNVTIYPDQIKIKVALDNGNIIGIESEKYLISHEENRNIPIPKVTQDQAREKVGRKLNVTSTKLAIIPTESNREVLCYEFSGTYDNDQYVVYVNAETGKEQRILQILNTPNGALAM; encoded by the coding sequence ATGAAATTTTCAAAAAAAAGAATAATATATACATCAATAGTTACATTGATAGTAGTATTTTCAACTACTTTTGCAATACTTATGACTTTAGAGAGAACAGATTATAGAAATTATTTACAAGCTGAATACAGTAGAAACATGTACGATTTAATAAATTCAGTTCAAAACATAAGAGTAAGTTTAGGAAAAGCAGCTGTAGTAGGTTCAAGTGAGCAAAGTATCACTGCCTTTGATGACATATTTAGATATTCAAGCATGGCTAATGACAAACTTCATGCACTGCCTATAACGGAACAGGAATCTGGAGCTACGAGTAAGTTTTTAGCTCAAGTAGGTGATTTTTGTTACAATCTAGCTAAAGCATCATCGGAAGGAAGACAATTAACAGATAAAGATTATGCAGCTATAAACAGACTGAAAAATGAGTCATTTTCATTGGAACAGCAATTAAAAGGTATATCGGATCAAATAAATGAAGGAAATGTTAGGTGGGGAGAAATAAGGAAAAGAACTAGTGGGGTTCTTGCAAGTAATCAAAGTGATCTTTTAGATGAAAGATTTGCTGCTATACAAAAACAAGTAACTGATTATCCTGCACTAATATATGATGGACCTTTTTCTGATAATGTTGTAAGTGCAGCACCTAAGATAAACTCACAAAGACAGGTTTCAAGCAAAGAGGCAGAACAAATTGCCAGAAATGTTGTAGGTAAGGATAGAGTACAGCAGATAGAGTTAAAAGGTAATCAAGGTAAAGAAAAAATAGATACTTACAGATTTTCTATAGCAGTTAAAGATAGAAAAGACAGTAATCAAAGAATTGTATGTGAAATAACTAAGAAGGGTGGAAAAGTATTATATTTAATTGATGATAGACCTATAGGTAATAAAACTATTGATGCAAAAAAGGCAGTTGATATAGGAAGTAAGTATTTAAATAATATAGGATATAAAAACATGGCACCAACATATACCATGAACTATGGCAGTTCAATTGTAATAAATTATGTTTATAGACAACAAAATGTAACAATATATCCAGATCAAATAAAAATTAAAGTAGCATTAGATAATGGAAACATAATAGGAATTGAATCAGAAAAATATCTTATATCTCATGAGGAAAATAGAAACATACCAATACCTAAAGTAACACAAGATCAAGCTAGAGAAAAGGTTGGCAGGAAACTTAATGTAACTAGCACAAAGCTTGCTATTATTCCTACTGAATCCAATAGAGAGGTACTTTGCTATGAATTTTCTGGAACATATGATAATGATCAATATGTAGTATATGTAAATGCTGAAACTGGAAAAGAACAGAGAATACTTCAAATTTTAAATACGCCTAATGGTGCACTAGCAATGTAG
- a CDS encoding tRNA 4-thiouridine(8) synthase ThiI: protein MTKALALMSGGLDSLLAAKLMKDQGIDVLGICFKSYFFGPENAIRMSKQIGVPLEVIDFSKEHLELVKNPKHGYGKNMNPCIDCHAMMMRYAGNLMEKYGAKFIITGEVLNQRPMSQNRSSLDVVKKESGFSDKILRPLCAKNLNPTEMELNGLVDREKLLDISGRNRKVQMELADKWGIKDYPSPAGGCKLTEPNYAKRLKDLLKYNNSPDEYELEMLKIGRHFRTSESAKIISTRTKDEADEIKNLLTENELIFLAEDFNGSMVIVHGKPSEKDIEIAAKVAGRYCKGKNEDKLKIKYGYFKHELDNHIEVKPGADEEIDEYII, encoded by the coding sequence ATGACAAAAGCACTTGCATTAATGTCTGGGGGATTAGATAGTTTATTGGCAGCTAAACTTATGAAGGATCAGGGAATAGATGTGCTTGGAATATGTTTTAAGTCATATTTTTTTGGACCTGAAAATGCCATTAGGATGTCTAAACAAATTGGTGTTCCACTAGAAGTAATAGATTTTTCTAAAGAACATCTTGAACTTGTGAAAAATCCCAAACATGGATATGGTAAAAACATGAACCCATGTATAGATTGTCATGCTATGATGATGAGGTATGCTGGTAACCTTATGGAAAAGTATGGGGCTAAGTTTATTATAACAGGAGAAGTATTAAATCAAAGACCTATGTCTCAAAACAGGTCATCACTTGATGTAGTGAAAAAGGAATCTGGATTTAGTGATAAAATATTGAGACCTTTATGTGCTAAAAATTTAAATCCTACAGAGATGGAGTTAAATGGATTAGTTGATAGAGAAAAACTTTTAGATATATCTGGTAGAAATAGAAAGGTTCAAATGGAATTAGCTGATAAATGGGGAATAAAAGATTATCCGTCTCCAGCAGGTGGGTGTAAATTAACTGAACCAAATTATGCTAAAAGGTTAAAGGATCTTTTGAAATATAATAATTCACCTGATGAATATGAGCTGGAAATGCTTAAGATTGGAAGACATTTTAGAACATCTGAAAGTGCTAAAATCATATCAACGAGAACAAAAGATGAGGCAGATGAAATTAAAAATCTTTTAACGGAGAATGAATTAATATTTTTGGCAGAAGATTTTAATGGATCAATGGTAATAGTACATGGTAAACCAAGTGAAAAAGACATAGAAATAGCTGCTAAAGTAGCCGGAAGGTATTGTAAGGGAAAAAATGAAGATAAACTTAAGATAAAATATGGATACTTTAAACATGAATTAGACAATCATATTGAGGTAAAACCTGGAGCCGACGAAGAAATAGACGAATATATAATATGA
- a CDS encoding DUF1934 domain-containing protein: MKRKAIITVTSRQIKDDSDIIEVVTPGYFYKKGSVYYAVYKETKISGMEDTTTTLKISGQKLLLIRTGNTTAKMEFSGCKENISMYNTPYGTIELKIDTIKIKTDINENGGDVTIDYNMSLSGQSPQYTKLMINVKVQ, translated from the coding sequence TTGAAGAGAAAAGCAATTATAACTGTTACAAGCAGGCAAATTAAAGATGATAGTGACATTATTGAAGTTGTTACACCAGGATATTTTTATAAAAAAGGCAGCGTTTATTATGCGGTATATAAGGAAACAAAAATATCTGGAATGGAAGATACAACTACAACACTTAAAATAAGTGGACAAAAGTTACTTTTAATCAGGACTGGAAATACGACGGCTAAGATGGAGTTTAGTGGATGCAAGGAAAATATTTCCATGTACAATACTCCATATGGTACTATAGAACTCAAAATAGATACCATTAAAATTAAAACTGACATAAATGAAAATGGCGGAGATGTAACGATAGATTATAATATGAGTTTATCGGGACAAAGCCCGCAGTATACAAAGCTAATGATAAATGTAAAAGTACAGTGA
- a CDS encoding ribose-5-phosphate isomerase, whose amino-acid sequence MKKYFMDKNIRYERIIEILCKYKNINRNELVEILKDNECKYLLFLLIKRYRCCDVDMLSKDFPNINKKRMNNNLRRAEEKLLINRKIRDMYFEAEELIER is encoded by the coding sequence TTGAAAAAGTATTTTATGGATAAGAATATAAGGTATGAGAGAATAATAGAAATTTTGTGTAAGTATAAAAATATAAACAGAAATGAACTTGTTGAAATATTGAAGGATAATGAATGTAAATATTTATTGTTTCTTCTTATCAAAAGATATAGATGCTGCGATGTAGATATGTTGAGTAAAGATTTTCCAAACATAAATAAAAAGAGAATGAATAATAACTTGAGGAGAGCAGAAGAAAAATTATTGATAAATAGAAAGATAAGGGATATGTACTTTGAAGCTGAAGAACTAATTGAAAGGTAG
- a CDS encoding CTP synthase, which yields MSTKYIFVTGGVVSSLGKGITSASLGRLLKNRGLKVSIQKFDPYINIDPGTMSPYQHGEVFVTDDGAETDLDLGHYERFIDENLGKNNNVTTGKIYWSVISKERKGDYLGGTVQVIPHITNEIKSRVYRVAKERDVDVVITEIGGTIGDIESLPFLEAIRQIKYDVGTDNVCFIHVTLVPYLEKSGELKTKPTQHSVKELRGIGIQPDIIVCRSEKPLSDELKGKIGLFCNVDGDSVIQNLDAENLYEVPLMLHKEGLDDLVCKKLSLVCGESDNTEWSSMVSKIKNLSKTVTIGLVGKYVELHDAYISVVEALNHGGYANDANVKIKWINAVEITKDNVGEYLKDVDGVLVPGGFGDRGIEGKIEAVRWVRENKVPFFGICLGMQCAVIEFARNVLGYKGAHSSEIDPDTKFPVIDLMPDQKDIDEKGGTMRLGLYPCKLSKDTNAYNAYNEEIIYERHRHRYEFNNEYRKALTDAGLILTGISPDSKLVEIVEVKDHPWFVGVQFHPELKSRPNRPHPLFRDFIKSSLNNK from the coding sequence ATGAGTACAAAATATATATTTGTTACTGGAGGAGTAGTGTCTTCTTTAGGAAAAGGAATAACATCAGCTTCATTAGGAAGACTTTTAAAAAATAGAGGACTTAAAGTTTCAATACAAAAGTTTGATCCATATATAAATATAGATCCGGGAACAATGAGTCCATACCAACATGGGGAGGTTTTTGTTACTGATGATGGTGCAGAAACTGATTTGGATTTAGGACATTATGAGAGATTTATCGATGAAAATTTAGGAAAAAATAATAATGTAACAACAGGAAAGATATACTGGTCCGTAATTTCCAAGGAGAGAAAAGGAGATTATTTGGGGGGAACAGTCCAAGTTATACCTCATATAACCAATGAAATTAAATCTAGAGTCTATAGAGTAGCTAAAGAAAGAGATGTCGATGTTGTAATTACAGAGATTGGTGGAACAATAGGAGATATTGAGTCATTACCTTTCTTGGAAGCTATAAGACAGATAAAATATGATGTTGGTACAGATAATGTGTGTTTTATACATGTTACTTTAGTGCCATACCTAGAAAAATCAGGTGAATTAAAAACTAAACCAACTCAACACTCTGTAAAGGAATTAAGAGGAATAGGCATTCAGCCAGACATAATAGTTTGCAGATCTGAAAAACCTCTTTCTGATGAACTTAAGGGCAAAATAGGATTATTTTGTAATGTAGATGGTGATTCTGTAATTCAAAATTTAGATGCAGAAAATTTATATGAAGTACCTCTAATGTTACACAAAGAAGGATTAGATGACTTGGTTTGTAAAAAATTAAGTTTAGTTTGCGGTGAAAGTGATAATACAGAATGGTCCAGTATGGTAAGTAAGATAAAAAATTTATCTAAAACTGTAACCATAGGATTGGTTGGAAAATATGTTGAACTTCATGATGCATATATTTCTGTAGTAGAGGCATTAAACCACGGTGGATATGCAAATGATGCAAATGTCAAAATAAAATGGATAAATGCTGTTGAAATTACAAAAGATAATGTAGGCGAATATCTTAAGGATGTAGATGGAGTACTAGTTCCAGGTGGATTTGGTGATAGGGGAATAGAAGGTAAAATAGAAGCAGTTAGATGGGTTAGGGAGAATAAAGTACCATTCTTTGGAATATGCCTTGGAATGCAGTGTGCTGTAATTGAATTTGCAAGAAATGTACTTGGCTATAAGGGTGCACATAGTTCGGAAATAGATCCAGATACTAAATTTCCTGTAATAGATTTAATGCCAGATCAAAAGGATATAGATGAAAAAGGTGGAACTATGAGACTTGGACTATATCCATGTAAATTATCTAAAGATACAAACGCATATAATGCATATAATGAAGAAATAATATACGAAAGACATAGACATAGATATGAATTTAATAACGAATATAGAAAAGCACTTACCGATGCTGGACTCATTTTAACCGGTATAAGTCCTGATTCAAAGCTTGTTGAAATAGTTGAAGTAAAGGATCATCCATGGTTTGTAGGTGTACAATTTCATCCAGAATTAAAATCAAGACCTAATAGACCTCATCCACTATTTAGAGATTTTATAAAGTCATCTTTGAATAATAAATAA
- the rho gene encoding transcription termination factor Rho has product MSNNDIESMTLVQLRQIAKGLGVKNISKYRKSELIDEIKKVSPAYIEKDGVVLREKIISKADTEDTNKESVNVSKNKTHIVKNNNNQEKVRHQREDEHNRSSDEDKKEKLKEMINESDSAKGVLEIIENNNYGFLRGKNYLTGPDDIYVSPSQIRRFNLKTGDEVQGKVRTPKEGEKFKALLYVEKVNDENPEKAVGRKPFETLVPIYPNQRLNLETNQSDLSTRLMDIISPIGKGQRGIIVAPPKAGKTTLLKKIAQSISRNHSQVKLIVVLIDERPEEVTDMQRSIKGEVIYSTFDEEPEHHTKVAYMVLERAKRMVEQGQDVIILLDSLTRLSRAYNLTINPTGRTLSGGLDPGALIMPKKFFGAARNIEQGGSLTILATALIETGSRMDDMIFEEFKGTGNMEVHLNRKLQERRIFPAIDIYKSGTRRDDLLFKDQMEKDAAFNIRKVLYDENNTQNVTEQLINLLSKTKNNEELVSLISKMDMNKSDNK; this is encoded by the coding sequence TTGAGTAATAACGATATTGAAAGTATGACGTTGGTGCAATTAAGACAAATTGCCAAAGGCTTAGGGGTTAAGAATATTTCTAAATATAGAAAATCGGAATTGATTGATGAGATAAAGAAAGTTTCTCCAGCTTACATAGAAAAAGATGGTGTAGTACTTAGAGAGAAGATAATTTCTAAAGCGGATACCGAAGATACTAATAAGGAAAGTGTGAACGTTTCAAAAAATAAAACACATATTGTAAAAAATAATAATAATCAAGAAAAAGTCAGACATCAGCGAGAAGATGAGCATAATAGGAGCAGTGATGAAGACAAAAAAGAAAAGCTCAAGGAAATGATAAATGAATCAGATTCAGCTAAAGGGGTATTAGAGATAATAGAAAATAATAATTATGGTTTTCTAAGGGGTAAAAATTATCTCACAGGACCTGATGATATATATGTATCTCCTTCTCAAATAAGAAGATTTAATTTAAAAACAGGAGATGAAGTTCAAGGAAAAGTCAGAACACCAAAAGAAGGCGAAAAGTTCAAGGCTCTATTGTATGTTGAAAAAGTTAATGATGAAAATCCAGAAAAAGCAGTAGGAAGAAAGCCTTTTGAAACGCTTGTTCCAATTTATCCAAATCAGAGATTAAATCTAGAAACTAATCAATCAGACTTATCTACAAGGCTTATGGATATAATATCTCCTATAGGAAAAGGACAGAGGGGAATTATAGTTGCACCACCTAAGGCCGGTAAAACAACTCTTCTAAAGAAGATAGCCCAGAGTATATCTAGAAATCATTCTCAAGTAAAATTAATAGTCGTTTTGATAGATGAAAGACCGGAAGAAGTTACTGATATGCAAAGATCAATCAAGGGAGAAGTAATCTATTCTACATTTGATGAGGAACCTGAACACCATACTAAAGTTGCGTACATGGTTCTTGAGAGAGCTAAAAGAATGGTTGAGCAGGGACAAGACGTAATTATATTGCTGGACAGTTTGACTAGATTATCTAGAGCATATAATTTGACAATAAATCCTACAGGAAGAACTCTTTCCGGCGGACTAGATCCTGGAGCTTTAATAATGCCAAAGAAGTTTTTTGGAGCTGCAAGAAACATAGAACAAGGTGGAAGTCTTACTATACTAGCTACAGCACTTATTGAAACTGGAAGCAGAATGGATGATATGATATTTGAAGAATTTAAAGGTACTGGAAACATGGAAGTACATTTAAATAGAAAACTTCAAGAGAGAAGAATCTTCCCGGCTATAGATATATATAAGTCTGGAACTAGAAGAGATGATTTATTGTTTAAAGATCAAATGGAAAAAGATGCAG